A stretch of DNA from Tubulanus polymorphus chromosome 6, tnTubPoly1.2, whole genome shotgun sequence:
AGTTCTTTCACAAACATTGAACATAATGCCAATCTCTTTATAAGTGAATGTATGTAGAATAAGATATTCAAGACTTTGATATGGTATCTCTCTTTTAGGTCTTCCACGAACCATTGCTGAAATTTAATTATCTAGCATCAGATTAATAGGAAGAGAAGACATACGAGTATGACTaaagggagcatctcaaaatttcgatagttacttcaattagaataactgtctaattctttctaaCCCCCCACCCCACCCTTTCAAAGTTGGaactattgattttctaatgagaAACCACAGACAAAGATAAAACATTCTAACGAGTGTATTTCGCAATTATCAcaacttttaattgaaaaataaaatagcaaAATTACAAGTGAAAAACCTATTAAAGCCTAATAGACttttataaacaaaataaaatacatctaaaatatcaacagCATCTAAACGAGAGACGGTTCAATTCAATGTTATCTTTATTGCACCACAATAAATCGATAGTTCGGCAGTGGTGATGAATCCGCGGGAGGCctttacccccccccccatcccCTTCCGcgagttattctaattgaagtaACTATCAacattttgagatgctccctaaCTGAATATAATCAAGCAATCTCATCTCATTATTGGCCATTGCCTCAAATTGTTGAgcaagaaataatttcaatattatgaCATACCAACTTctcgtggaactggatttttgCACTTGTCTATCAGTAAGACTCTGTCGCCAAGATTGTGGACTCCTAATTCCACAAGCTGTTCATGAGAAATATGCTTTACGATATCAATATTTACCTACAACAAAAtggttaaaaataaaacaatacttTTATCTAGCGgtaatattatcatttgaattggTAATATCCCATGATCCAGGAACCCATACACTCTCTGATATTCggactactactactactactacttaCATTTTCTTCTTGAAATCTTTCGATTAGATGGTGTAGATTAAGTTCTGAGAGTACGACATTCATTGTATTGGAATTTGCGCGGAATTTGCCATttgagctcagaccactattccaaaatcttctatatcctatagtaaaaacaagaaattcaaacgTTTAGTTCACatataagcgcgtaaattcaggggaaatcctgcgTATGCctcataggccagcatcttagctacgcatttaagtggttttcgccccatgtacccaacctaacttttgaaataatcaaacctttagaaaggaggggtatcccagtacaggtatgccagtacatccgagccaaatatctaagggaatcccccaccgggtttggtacccttactccaagcaaaaaaagtccagggaatcccttatttcatcatcaatctgtctctcaggaccaatggatttcatacatataaccgaaattcgttacctatcccatttgcagaattatggcaacatttatggaggacctctttttcattttaggtacctaattgtggtctgatgccaTTTGCTCAACAAGCAATGGGGAATGGACCATGGGGAATCCCTGAGTGTTGCGTCGAAAAGAGCGAtatgattcaattaaattctaactttattgaatatataataCCGTGGCGCCACCATACGGTGAACTATGGAACCTTCACGTAAATAAGCTACGTCGTTACAAACTACCCACGTCGCAGCGAAATAGATGCGATGAAAAGTAGACACGTCGCAAATATACTACGGTGCAGCAATTATCCTACGTCGGAGAAAATATACACCGACGCAAATATACTACGGCGCAGCAATTATCCTACGTCGTAACAATGGTCATGTTTATTGCATGAATCGCGTTCCATAACTTCTGTATATGGATTCTGACGGTGATGGTTCGAGGTACTATCATCACCCCTCCCTTCCCATGATAGTAGACCGAGCTATGCCCGCCAATCTACGAccaaattcggttttttgaaatattatacaGTGTAATTGTGTAACTGAATTTAAGCCTAGATGAAATACAGtataactgaattatagtGTAGATGAAATACAGTGTAACTGAAGCTAAGTGTatcaatttaaattcaatttcaatttcaatttatttcagaGTAAAGCGTAGCATTGTAGAGATTAAAAACAGTGAAACTGAATTGGTGTACCGTAGttgaaatataatttgtaACTATATCGAGCAGAAATACATTCAGTGGTGTACATGTAATtactttttgcaaaattatcaGTGGTATTTCTTTCATCCCTTAATCTTACATTGTATCACTGTATTTTGATTAAAATACAATGTAACGAGTTAACAGTTTAACTATATAACAATATATCTTAAGTTAAAAAATgtgctttttatttcatttgaaacagttttgtaaaacaaaagatttttggacttaaggaCCACTTTGGACCACTTTCGGACTGGCCCCAAGCTGGTAAAGATGTGCTGCTAGAAATTGCTAATAATGTAACGTGATTATTTTATTCGcttaaataaaaagaatttatcTATAGAGATGTTCTTGTGTTAACTGCAGCTGGGGTAAAATGAAGTGAACAGCGTTTTCTGGTGGAGGATAAGtcacaaattaaaaacaacctacaatttcttttagaaatattttttagaGTTGATTCCATATTTTTCTGAGTTTAaaaaatggataaatattCTAATATATAAAGCATTAGTATTCAATTCTCAAATCAATTTGATGGATTCaaaaaatttataaattttatgCATGGTGGAGAATGGATTGATTTTAGTAGAAACCCGCAGTTTATAGAGGGAAGATTGACATATGTAATTCACTGATCTCAGTGAAACGCGACACTTGGTTGTTCGGCCATTATTGTCTTACGTGACGCTGTACCATTCACCACGAAGTTACCGCAGTGTTGGTTACACTAGAATCTTAGAGCGCCGCAGATCTCTCTGTGGAGACAACCTcactgccaggactgggtgtAGATTGTACCATAGATCTGTTTTACCACCGGTACGTATATCTTCACATCTAGAGGTGTTTGTTCATCTTCTGCAAAATCAGACAAAATATCTATACTTACCCTTTGTGAATATGTAAGATCAACTAAATACAAGATGTAACTTGATAAAGGTGAGTTATTGAGGTTTTAATTTCTACTGCATGTGTTAGAAATATCCTCTCTTCTAGAAAGCGCTGCTACAAACACTCTGAAAATGTCTTATTCCAGGTAATTGTCACAGACTAGTTTTAGAAGTAAAGGCTATCTTAACATGAAAGTGAAACTCTGCATGATCAGGATTAGAGGGCGgtgatgaaatatcaaaatatgtcTGTCACAGGGATGGACAGAGACTGCTCATCTATTGGTTAAACacattagaaatgaactaCATTGTACATTGTAGGTATTGTACATACTACAATGTTCTTGTATCGAGTCAAATCCTGACGGCAATTTTTTCAGATGAGCTCTTCTTTCCTCAGGATCTGGATGCTGCCAATACGAGCTGACGAAACCAACCCGACCGGATAGATAGGTGGTGAGTAGATGACCAGATCATAAAGTGTTATATGTATCGAGTAAGATTAAAAGTTCTAATGGTGATCGttacgtttttatttcagatccAGCTCTTCTTCCTCAGGACCTGATTGCTGTCAATCAGTGCTGACTAAACCAACGGATACTAAATTAGTTGACTTCACACCTTCCTCACTTCTTCGGGACCTGATTGCTGTCATACTGGGCGTATTAACTGCAGTTTAAATGTGCACGGTCCGATAGAAGATGACTCCCGTGGAAAAGATAATCCAGAAACTGCTCACATTAATTCGGTGAGCAGACATTTTAACTGTTTGTGGTATATAGGAAACACTTCATCAATGATACAACGCAACTATTTGACTAGGTTTAAATCACGTTTCAACCACGTTTTTCAAAACGGTTGTTTATTTGATTCCCAGAGAAGCTTCAACTGTTTTCAAACGCTTAAGTTTGTAGGGAGCCGAAAGTCAGGATATCACCTACCTGAAGATGAGCAAGGTTTACTAAACACAAGCCAACGCAAATCAAGGCGTCCAGTGAGAAGTACGGATATTAGAACGTGTGGTTTTATAACGCGCTTTGTGTCAAACTAGTTTGTTTATCGGTATTTTCAATACAATTCAggtgaatatatattttatttcttgtGTTTAGAGGTTACATTTCAAATTATGAGCTACCTCAagtaatttgaataataaggtagaaaaaagaattatagAATTCAAGCTTTGAATTCCAGGAGGTTAAgataagaatgaaaataattctgttataCTAATATTTGAATTGTACACCATTCGACcaataatgaaattatatttaactaatatGAAGAAGTAAAAATTTTGTGCCAGAATTTTTATCGTCCTCCAAAAATATCGCAAGTACATgtaataaattgataaatctaTAGTGTAATAAATCGATAATATATAAGCGATTGCAGTCAATGTAATTTATCACTGACTGCTGTAACTGCCATAAACCTGACGTTTAGTGATGTAGGTTGATTCTTACCAGTTGTTGCCACAACAACAAGTTATGAAATAATCTTTGAGAAAGTCTTAACgagttattttttgttgaattcaaacagAATGAGACGTGTTTGTCTCCACTGTTTTAGGCAGTATTTTCAGTGACGATTCCATTCGATCTTTCATCAAGGTCGACAATATACATAGTTTGTATCAGTATGCTATactttcaataaaatcagttaattataattataaatgTTATCTATCTTACTTTTCTGTGGATGAATTTGTTTCGAAGGATATacgtaaataaaatgatgaatgCGAGCGGAATCAATCAGATCTGAACCTTGTCATCTTTAAGGTACGCGGATTACAAAGATAagtggggttcgaacctaTTGTCGCCGGATCAGAGAACATATCTAGACTCGCatctagactggttaccggtctctatcttcaattCCATATTGAATcgtagactggtcgcctgtccaattctgcgccacctgcattcgcagtcTAACTGAAGGTaaactggtcgcctgtccaattctgcgccacctgcattcgcagtcagaATAGGACAGGTTTAACCCGTCCGCCATCTTCCGCGGAATATACGgatccaatcagatttcagtatttcatcacgTGAACAATGTAAACATGGCCGCCTCCAGAGTGTCTCAATTTACGTTCCATGGACCGCTTTAAAGTCGATTTTTACACCAATGAAGAAAGAGACTCGACCAAAATTATCAGGTAACGCTTCTGCGAGCACCTGTACTACGTGTGGCTTCGAAAATATCGGTATACAATTCAAGATGTATCTGTTACAGCGCCGTCAAAATCTACCCTGCTCGAAGGAACGGTCGTCAATCGACAACAACAACGAACTTGAGATGGATGGAAAAACCAATCTCCACTGACTGACGTACTGAACTGAACCAGCCATGCAGCAGAGGCCACGACACCGGCAATTTGTCAGTTCACTTCtgatgattgattgattattcTGAATGTGACACTGGGCATTAGCAGTCAATTTCAGTGTGGGGAAAATATCATACGACAGGTAACTTCACTTACTTCACTTCAATGACAATGTCTTTTAAAACTTGTGAACAGTAAATGAATACTTATTTACAAATGTTCTGTTGATTGTCTATTGTAGGTCATTGTGTGTGTTCTGATGAAGATTTTCTGAGATACAACTCAGAATTTCTTAAGAATTAGAAGTTATACGTATTAAATTGAATGGGCTCAACATGCACAGAATGAATTGTCGTTGTATCAtggtaagtttgaaaaatggatGAGACCTGCATTGAAAAGTCAATCCAGGTTTAATTGTTGGTGATATGTGtattgattcaatttcagaaAGTAACGTCAATCACGAATCAAAGAGATAAACGAATCCAGCACTAATCATCATGAAATTAGATTCCAAATAACGATGAAACTCCTTGATTCTGATACAGTGATGAGGTTTCAAGAGCTGGAATTTATGAATAACTACACGAGTGAGCATGGATTTAGGCCTACTGTATGGTCAAAACTTGGTCTTAATGATTCGAGTTAAGTTAGAGATATCAGTGTCATTCTGTTGTCACACAATTTGCAATGTCACAAAATACGTATCGTCTTGTCAGGCTGTCTGTATATTGAATTAGATTTTGTACTAGAAGTggacaataaatatagaatgGCAGTAATAGAGGTTttcttgatggattttatACTCAATTTCTAGCAAAGATCATGTTGGTCCATGAGGAGAGGAAAATATTGCGAATATCGAGATGATCTGCATTATTGGTCTTACCCAAGTCTGTCCCAACTCACTGTCTGTATCGAGAATATAATTGGGGATGCTGCGGTGGATTCAAATATCTGATCTCACAAAGCGCTGACAAGGAGTTCAACTATTCTAAACTTTATTCAGACTTTAGTGATTTTCACATCATAAACACAACAATTCACTGAATATATTCCACATACGGTTGATAAAGAAGGCATGACCCCCTTCGGCCAAGTTCCTTCAGAATGACTATCGCAGCTGAGCCCTTTTTCTTACCTACAAAATGAATAAGTATCAATTCAGTTGTCTGTTAGTGTTTGAATAGCACAGCGTTAGAGAGTTATTTTTAGCTACATCTGTAAGCTAAAGGTCATCTGACCTCACTCATAAACCCGGAAGTCTAGCAAACAATCATGCCAGTCACTGTAGAATGAAGTAAACCTTATCGCATATACTTACAAAATAAGgtatttttggtaatttatATAATGGGAAATGACAGAAATAAACTTTGTTGTTATGGATTGTGCAATAACGATGGTCGTTACCCAGACAGACCAGCGATGCAAGGAGTTTTTTTCATAAACTTTCCGAAACCGAAAACTCAACTTGACAAATGCAAGCGATGGATACAGTGCTGTGGTCGACCTCATGATCAGTTCAATGTGACTAAGATTTCAAAAAACACGTTCATATGCAGCAAACATTTTGTTGGGGGAGAGGGGCCAACTTCAGATCACCCTGATCCAATACCAGCAACAGCAACTACTGACCAGGTAAAGTACtcttattattatgaaaatataagtACATAAACTGGGCCTCTATTGTTCTCATAAATGGCAAATGATAAGTAGAAATCGTTAGCAATGAATtcttaacatttcaaaaaaataataattaacttctgattatcatattattattcaagGTGGAAAAATTCTGTCGCAAACGTCGCAAGGCCCCTACACCTCGTGGATCAAGTACTCCGACGAGTAAAAGGAAACGACTAAATGATGAACGAGATGCTGCTTTAAGTCTCCTAGATTTGAGTTCTATTATAACAACCCAATCTGAAATTAATGACGCTGAAGTTTCAGCCCAAGAGTTTTTGGATTCATCGGTAAATTTCTAATATAGGGCCTATCCTATTTACctaagtaacttcatatgcaTGACTGATTTTAATGGGCAAAAACTTTCTGAATTCCAGATTAAGACTGTGGGTGCGCAGACAGATCCTGTTTCATGCAGACCTTGCGTTGAAAGGAATGAAATTGGAGTTCAGactatttattcaaaatatgaacTGCAATCAAAAATTAGCACTATAGTTATGAAAAATAACCTCAATATTTCTCAACCATCAAATTTATTTGTTGAGGATAATCAACCATCGTTGAGTCTTCAAAAACTGAAAGAAGACgacaagaaaatgaaatatttcactggGCTGACGTATCTTCAGTTTGAGGCTCTTTTCAACTTCCTTGGACCAAGCGTCAATAATCTCAGATACTGGAATCGCTCTTACAAATGTGACAAAAGTCCGATGACTTCGATGCGCAGGACAAAACCTATGGACGAACTATTTATAACATTAGTGCGATTACGACGAGGCTTTTACTTTCATACGATGTCATTCCTTTTCAAATTATCCGAATTCAGCCTGCGGTCAATATTTACAACATGGTTACAATTTCTTTACTGTCATTTTAATGATATGCGTTCTGTTATGTTTCCTGACCGTACCGTTCTCCGTCGTTTTCTACCAAAATCGTTTAAGGGATTCAAGAATGTAAGATGCAGTGTCGACTGTACTGAATTCTTCTGTGAAATGCCTCGAGACTTCACTAGACAAGGAAATTTATATTCCAACTACAAGCACCATCACACATTTAAGTGTCTTATTGCTGTGGCCCCAAATGGAACAGCTGTATTTGTTTCCAAGTTATTTGAAGGCGCAGTGAGCGATc
This window harbors:
- the LOC141907814 gene encoding uncharacterized protein LOC141907814 — its product is MGNDRNKLCCYGLCNNDGRYPDRPAMQGVFFINFPKPKTQLDKCKRWIQCCGRPHDQFNVTKISKNTFICSKHFVGGEGPTSDHPDPIPATATTDQIKTVGAQTDPVSCRPCVERNEIGVQTIYSKYELQSKISTIVMKNNLNISQPSNLFVEDNQPSLSLQKLKEDDKKMKYFTGLTYLQFEALFNFLGPSVNNLRYWNRSYKCDKSPMTSMRRTKPMDELFITLVRLRRGFYFHTMSFLFKLSEFSLRSIFTTWLQFLYCHFNDMRSVMFPDRTVLRRFLPKSFKGFKNVRCSVDCTEFFCEMPRDFTRQGNLYSNYKHHHTFKCLIAVAPNGTAVFVSKLFEGAVSDREIFEKSQDKWD